Within the Novosphingobium pentaromativorans US6-1 genome, the region CCCGATCCCGTCTTCATCGTCGGCCTGCCGCGAGCAGGCTCGACCCTGCTTGAGCAGATCCTGGCCTCGCATCCCATGATCGACGGGACGCTGGAACTGCCCGACGTCCTTGCGCTTGCCCACCGTCTGCGCGGGCGCAGGGCAGGCGTTTCACGCTATCCGCAAGTCCTCCACGACCTGAGCGCCGAGCAGCTCGAGGCGATGGGCAAGGGCTATATCGAGAGCACGCGCATTCACCGGCAGGGGGCGCCGTTCTTCATCGACAAGATGCCGAATAATTTCCGCCATATCGGCCTGATCCACCTGATCCTGCCCAATGCCAAGATCATAGATGCCCGCCGGGCACCGATGGATTGCTGCTTTTCCGGCTTCAAGCAGCTCTTCGCCGAAGGGCAGGAATTCACTTACGGGCTTGAGGAAATCGGTCGCTACTACAGCGACTACGTCAAGCTGATGGACCACTGGGATCGCGTGCTGCCGGGCAAGATCCTGCGCGTGCAGCACGAGGATGTCATCGACAACCTGGAAGGGCAGGTGCGCCGGATGCTGGCCTATCTCGGCCTGCCGTTCGATCCGGCCTGCCTTGCCTTCCACAAGACCGACCGCGCGGTGCGCACGGCAAGCTCCGAGCAGGTCCGCCGCCCGATCTCGCGCGACGGCGTCGATGCCTGGAAGCCTTACGAAGCGTGGCTGCAGCCGCTGCGCGACGCGCTGGCGGCTGCCTGACCTGGGGTGACGATCAGCGTGCCGGCAAGACCGCCGCGCGGCATTCGCCGAATCCGATGGAGACGTAGCCCTCGGCATGTGCCGTTGCGCGCAAGGTGACTTCGTCTCCGTCCTCCAGGAACGTGCGGGTCTCGCCGGAGGGCAGGGAGATCGGCTCCTTGCCGCCGCTTGTCAGCTCCAGCAAGCTGCCGAAGCCGTCGCGGGTCGGTGCGGAGATGGTGCCGGTGCCCAGCAGGTCGCCGGCTTGCAGGTTGCAGCCGTTCGATGCGTGGTGGGTGACGATCTGCTGGACGGTCCAGTACATGTTGCTCGCCGGACCGCGGCTCAGGCGGAAGGGCTCCATGCCGGCCTCGCGCATCTTTGCGCTGCTCAGGAAAACCTCCAGAGTTACGGCAAGCGCGCCGTGCGAGCGGTCTTCGTCGTCCGAGAGATAGCCGAGCGGGGCAGGGTCGCCCTCGGGCCGCGGGGGCTGGGCCATGCGGAAGGGGGCCATGGCCTCGGGCGTGACGACCCACGGCGAGATCGTCGAGTGGAAGTTCTTGGCAAGGAAGGGGCCGAGCGGCTGGTATTCCCACGCCTGGAAATCGCGAGCCGACCAGTCGTTCAGCAGGCAGAACCCGGCTATATGGTTCGCGGCTTCTGAAATCGGGATCGGTGTACCCAGTTCGTTGCCCTGACCGATCCACACGCCCAGTTCCAGTTCATAATCGAGCCGCACGCTCGGTCCGACCACTGGCGCGTCGGCTTCGGGTGGCTTGCGCTGGCCGGTCGGGCGCACGAGCGGCACGCCCGATGCGCGGATCGAGGAGGCGCGGCCATGGTATCCGATGGGCACGTACTTGTAATTGGGCAGCAGTGGATTGTCCGGCCGGAACTGGCGTCCGACATTGTTGGCGTGATGGATGCCGACGTAGAAATCGGTGTAGTCGCCGATCCGCGCGGGCAGGTGCAGGGTGCAGGTCCCGGCGCGGTGAAGGTGCGGTTCGACGGCACTGCGCTGGTCGTTGTCGGCAAGCATCTGGCTCAGGATGGCGCGCAGGGCCTTCCGGTCGCCCTCGGGCAGCGCCATGAACGCATTCAGGCTGTCCGAGCCTGCGGCAGAGGACGCTGCATCGGGTAGCAGTCCCGCCTTGGCGCAGGCAGAAAGGTCGAGGATCATGTCGCCGATCGCTACGCCTATGCGCGGAGTCTCGCCGGCCGGGGAGAATACGCCGAGCGGAAGGTTCTGGATCGGGAAATCGCGGTGTCCCTTGGCGCTTTCGACCCAGCTTGCGAGTGCCGGATCGTGCGTCGCGTCGGTCTGCCAGAAGGTCATGTCTCGCTTATCCCTGTTTGCGGGCGAACGACTTGTGCCGCCCATGCCATTCGAACGCGGACCCGGCGCCGTCGTTCCGACGCACCGGGCGGTCCTTTCCTACCATTGTCTCAGATGGGCTGCGAATTTGCCGTTCAAACTTGCCATTGCAGGAGTGGTGTTTGAGACGTACGTTCATAATTTTACAAAAAATTGAGTGATTGTTTCGATATGGACGCATTGGACCGAAAGATCGTAGAGGCTTTGCAGAAGGATGGCGCGCTCAGCCATCCCGATCTGGCGCAGAAAGTCGGCAGTACGGCACCGTCATGCTGGCGACGGGTAAAGCAGCTTGAGGAGGCTGGCGTCCTGCGCGGCGTGGTCCGGCTCGCCGATCCCAAGCTGCTCGGGCAGACGGTCAAGGTGATCTGCCAGGTTCGCATGCACAGCCACACGAACGAAAACGTCGCCGAGTTCGAAGCGCTGATGCGCGGACATCCGCAGGTCACGGAATGCTATTCGATGTCGGGGGATTGGGATTACCTGCTCCACGTCGTTGCCGAGGACGTGGAGGAATATGAGAAGTTCCTGGCCCACACCTTGCTCAAGCATCCGGCCGTGGGCGCGGCCTCGTCCCATTTCGCCCTGCGCACGGTGAAGTACGAGACGGCGCTGCCGATCAAGGGATAGGTGCGGCAGCAGGCCTAAGCCGATCAGGCCTCGATCGGCGCAATCTTGTCCAGCCCGAGGCGTGACAGAAGCACATCCACGAAGGCCTCAATCTCTGCCTTGGTCGGCATTATGGGTCTGATGATCGCATCGGACCGGAAGCCGAGAAGGGCGGCGCGAACCACTCGCGAAAGCTCTTCGGCGTCGCGCTGGTCGAAGTGGCTGGCGAAATAGTCCCGCATGTCGCTGCGCAGGCGGGAGGGGCCGCGCGTGTAGAAGGCTTCGACGATTTCCGGAAACCGGCTTCCTTCTGCCAGCACCAGGGCAAAGAGGCGGCGTGAATTCTCTTCGATGAGTTTCTGGAGCACGGCAATGCAGATCTTGCGCAAATTGGAGGCGCTGAACCGGTTGTCTTCGAGCGCCGCTTCCATGTCTTTGCCGAAGCAGTCGACGCGATCGTCGACGACCGCGATGAAGAGCTCCTCCTTGGAGGAGAAATGGGACCAAAGCGTGGTCTTTGATCCGCCAAGTTCATCGGCTATGGCCGACATGCTAGTGGCTGCGTAGCCGTTTTCCAAAAATGAATGAGTCGCAATGGCGACGATCTCGGCGCGTTTACGCGCCTTGTTGAGTTCCCGCTTTCCCAGTTCTTTTGTCATGTCTGTACTAGTGAGTACACTTTTTGGTTGACACTGGCAAGGAGAAGTTCGATAAAAAGTGTACGCATGAGTACGATCTTATCATCACGAGTCGCAGTGGCTTCCATGCTGGCTGCGACCTTTTCGCTTTCCGCCTGCGCCGCGCCCGATCTTGGTCCGCGGCCCGAGATGCGCGCGCCTGCAAATCTCGGATCCGGGCGGTCGTTGCAATCTTCCGATGCCAGCGCTGCCTGGCCGCGTGAGCAGTGGTGGAAGGC harbors:
- a CDS encoding Lrp/AsnC family transcriptional regulator, coding for MDALDRKIVEALQKDGALSHPDLAQKVGSTAPSCWRRVKQLEEAGVLRGVVRLADPKLLGQTVKVICQVRMHSHTNENVAEFEALMRGHPQVTECYSMSGDWDYLLHVVAEDVEEYEKFLAHTLLKHPAVGAASSHFALRTVKYETALPIKG
- the fahA gene encoding fumarylacetoacetase — translated: MTFWQTDATHDPALASWVESAKGHRDFPIQNLPLGVFSPAGETPRIGVAIGDMILDLSACAKAGLLPDAASSAAGSDSLNAFMALPEGDRKALRAILSQMLADNDQRSAVEPHLHRAGTCTLHLPARIGDYTDFYVGIHHANNVGRQFRPDNPLLPNYKYVPIGYHGRASSIRASGVPLVRPTGQRKPPEADAPVVGPSVRLDYELELGVWIGQGNELGTPIPISEAANHIAGFCLLNDWSARDFQAWEYQPLGPFLAKNFHSTISPWVVTPEAMAPFRMAQPPRPEGDPAPLGYLSDDEDRSHGALAVTLEVFLSSAKMREAGMEPFRLSRGPASNMYWTVQQIVTHHASNGCNLQAGDLLGTGTISAPTRDGFGSLLELTSGGKEPISLPSGETRTFLEDGDEVTLRATAHAEGYVSIGFGECRAAVLPAR
- a CDS encoding TetR/AcrR family transcriptional regulator gives rise to the protein MTKELGKRELNKARKRAEIVAIATHSFLENGYAATSMSAIADELGGSKTTLWSHFSSKEELFIAVVDDRVDCFGKDMEAALEDNRFSASNLRKICIAVLQKLIEENSRRLFALVLAEGSRFPEIVEAFYTRGPSRLRSDMRDYFASHFDQRDAEELSRVVRAALLGFRSDAIIRPIMPTKAEIEAFVDVLLSRLGLDKIAPIEA